Proteins found in one Bremerella volcania genomic segment:
- a CDS encoding DUF1338 domain-containing protein, producing the protein MGRSIEKLIDQLWDSYQKINPQADQIHKLLSDRGETIVNDHIAFRTFQDPRIGIDQLAIPFLEAGYQPADEYHFETKKLFARHFQHSDPALPKVFISELLLNEFSGELGDIIQRMLEQLPEMESLSEPLCTAGRLWEVPFAHYETLSEQSEYAAWMAAHGFCANHFTIFVNALKTIDSLQDLNSLLVQEGFALNQEGGAIKGSPEVYLEQSSTIASVVDVRFADGVHAVPGCYYEFARRYPLPNGSLFEGFVAKSADKIFESTDKKLQN; encoded by the coding sequence ATGGGTCGCAGTATTGAAAAGCTAATTGACCAACTCTGGGATTCCTATCAGAAGATTAATCCCCAGGCCGATCAAATTCATAAGCTGCTTTCGGATCGTGGCGAAACCATCGTGAACGACCATATTGCGTTCCGGACATTTCAGGATCCGCGAATAGGTATCGATCAACTTGCGATTCCCTTTCTCGAAGCTGGCTACCAGCCAGCGGACGAGTACCACTTCGAGACAAAGAAGCTTTTCGCCAGACATTTTCAGCACAGCGACCCGGCACTTCCCAAAGTCTTCATCAGCGAGCTATTGCTCAATGAGTTCTCTGGCGAGCTTGGGGACATTATTCAGCGCATGCTTGAACAGCTACCGGAAATGGAATCGCTCTCAGAGCCACTGTGCACCGCCGGTCGACTTTGGGAGGTACCCTTCGCCCACTACGAAACGTTAAGCGAGCAAAGCGAGTATGCAGCTTGGATGGCTGCCCATGGATTCTGTGCGAATCATTTCACTATCTTCGTCAACGCCCTGAAGACCATCGACTCCCTGCAAGATCTGAACTCGCTGCTCGTGCAAGAAGGGTTTGCGTTGAATCAAGAAGGTGGAGCCATCAAGGGATCGCCAGAGGTCTACCTGGAACAATCGTCGACGATTGCCTCGGTCGTGGATGTTCGCTTCGCAGACGGAGTCCACGCCGTGCCGGGCTGCTACTACGAATTTGCCCGACGTTACCCTCTTCCAAACGGTTCCCTCTTTGAAGGATTCGTTGCCAAAAGTGCCGATAAAATCTTCGAAAGTACCGATAAAAAGCTGCAAAACTAG
- a CDS encoding Glu/Leu/Phe/Val dehydrogenase dimerization domain-containing protein, producing the protein MSEILVLVVEDNPLQAKLIEELLSETGDTKFTIYGVDRLEAGLNYLAQNRPHAILLDLTLPDSEGLQTFLRMHHAAENIPVVVLTGNDDLSLAAKAVEAGAQDYLVKGKIDGHRLARSLKLAVKRTHAEQQEWNSPMLHLAQQQFLKAAQIMSLDENLRERLLFPQRTLVVTLPFRKDRYTHVETVFGYRVQHLLTMGPTKGGIRYHEDVGLGEVSALAMWMTWKCALMRLPFGGAKGGVRIDPTDLTGHELQRLTRRYTMEIIEMIGPEKDIPAPDMGTNEQVMAWLMDTYSQQLGYSVPTIVTGKPVALGGSLGRREATGRGLVYVIEEAAKVMGMPMQGATAVVQGFGNVGSNTARLLEELGTKVIGVSDVSTGLYNPKGLSVADLLQYVEDNRVLKGYPHAEEVTNHELLELKCDILAPCALQNQITASNVEKLQCRMVAEGANGPTTLEADEILKDRGIFVVPDVLGNAGGVTVSYFEWVQGTQNYMWTLDEINSRLKKILVDAFQRTLGRSEKQNLDFRTAALIEGIERVAEAKLRRGLFP; encoded by the coding sequence ATGTCGGAAATTCTTGTTCTTGTCGTTGAAGATAATCCACTCCAGGCTAAGCTGATCGAGGAGCTTCTCTCTGAAACGGGTGATACGAAGTTCACCATCTACGGCGTCGATCGTCTCGAAGCAGGCTTGAATTACCTGGCGCAGAATCGCCCTCACGCAATTCTGCTCGATCTTACGCTTCCCGACAGCGAAGGACTTCAGACCTTCCTGCGGATGCACCACGCTGCCGAGAACATCCCAGTGGTCGTCCTGACGGGCAACGACGACCTATCCTTGGCTGCCAAGGCCGTTGAAGCGGGTGCCCAGGATTACCTGGTGAAGGGAAAGATCGATGGACATCGCTTGGCCCGTTCTTTGAAGCTGGCCGTAAAGCGCACCCATGCCGAGCAGCAGGAGTGGAACTCCCCCATGCTGCACCTGGCACAGCAACAATTCTTGAAAGCGGCTCAGATCATGAGCCTCGATGAGAATTTGCGAGAGCGGCTTCTGTTTCCACAGCGGACACTCGTGGTTACGTTGCCTTTTCGCAAAGATCGTTATACCCATGTCGAGACCGTATTTGGCTATCGAGTGCAGCACCTCTTGACGATGGGACCAACGAAGGGTGGTATTCGCTATCACGAAGACGTCGGCCTCGGCGAAGTGTCTGCCTTAGCGATGTGGATGACCTGGAAATGTGCGCTGATGCGTCTTCCTTTTGGTGGAGCCAAGGGGGGTGTCCGCATAGATCCAACCGACCTTACTGGGCACGAATTGCAACGATTGACGCGACGATACACAATGGAAATCATCGAAATGATTGGCCCTGAGAAGGACATTCCAGCCCCTGATATGGGCACGAACGAGCAGGTCATGGCCTGGCTAATGGACACTTACAGCCAGCAACTGGGGTACTCAGTTCCGACCATCGTGACCGGAAAGCCAGTGGCACTGGGAGGCTCGCTGGGGAGACGTGAAGCTACCGGTCGCGGACTCGTGTACGTCATTGAGGAGGCCGCCAAGGTTATGGGAATGCCGATGCAAGGAGCCACGGCAGTGGTTCAAGGTTTCGGCAACGTCGGTAGTAACACGGCTCGGCTGTTGGAAGAACTGGGGACGAAGGTGATCGGTGTGAGCGACGTCTCGACGGGGCTTTACAATCCCAAAGGACTCTCTGTTGCCGATTTGCTTCAATACGTTGAGGACAATCGAGTCCTTAAAGGATATCCGCACGCTGAAGAAGTAACCAATCACGAGTTACTGGAGCTGAAGTGCGATATCCTGGCACCATGTGCGCTGCAGAATCAGATCACAGCCAGCAACGTCGAGAAGCTGCAGTGCAGGATGGTTGCTGAAGGTGCCAACGGTCCCACCACGCTTGAGGCGGACGAAATTCTCAAGGACCGAGGGATTTTCGTCGTTCCGGACGTGCTCGGTAATGCGGGCGGGGTGACCGTTTCGTACTTCGAATGGGTTCAGGGAACGCAGAATTACATGTGGACCCTGGACGAAATCAACTCTCGGCTCAAGAAGATCTTGGTCGATGCGTTTCAGCGGACCCTTGGACGTAGCGAGAAGCAGAACCTTGATTTCCGCACGGCTGCGCTCATCGAGGGAATCGAAAGAGTTGCCGAAGCAAAGCTGCGTCGAGGCCTCTTCCCGTAA